Genomic segment of Williamwhitmania taraxaci:
CAATGAGAAAAAACAAGATGAAAAAAACTCAAATTAATTCATAAATTTGGTCACGAAATCATCCTTTTTTTGTGGCACAATATCACCGAAACAAGTGGCACAATATCACCGAAATATCAAGCTAAACAGAAAGTTTCTTGCATATTGAATCAAATCCATTATCTTTGATACTATCATATGATACTATCAAAAAATGAATAAATGAAACCACCATACAAAATAACAGGAAAGATTTTAAAACTAGTAGCTTCTATTTCTGAGAAAATTGGAGAAGTTAACTCTGCACATTTGAGTAAGCCGCCGACTGAATTAAGGAAGAAAAATAGGATTAAGACAATCCACTCCTCACTTGAAATTGAAGGCAATACCTTAACTATTGAACAAATTACGGCAATTGTTGAAAACAAAAGGGTAATTGGACCGAAAAAAGACATATTGGAAGTTAAGAATGCAATTGCGGTTTATGATTATCTGGACAATTTGAATCCATATAATTTTGACTCATTCTGTGAAGCTCATGGAATATTAATGAAAGGACTAATTGAATCAGCAGGCAGACTTAGAACCAAATCGGTTGGAATTGTTAAAGGCTCTGAAGTTACACATATAGCTCCTCCAAGCGAAATGCTTAAGCCGCTAATGAATGACTTGTTTGAATATTTGAAAAATGGGGATGATTTAAATTTAACTAAAAGTTGTGTATTTCATTATGAAATGGAATTTATTCATCCATTCATTGATGGAAACGGAAGAATGGGCAGATTATGGCAAACTCTAATTTTAAAAGACTCATATCCTGTTTTTGAATATTTGCCGATTGAAACATTAATAAAAGAACGTCAAGAACAGTATTATGAATCACTTGGAAAATCTGACAATACAGGAGAATCAACTGTTTTTATAGAATTTATGCTTGAAATTATTCTTGAGTCTTTAGAAGAATTGTTAAGTATTCAGAATGTAAGCTTAACAAATATTGACAGGTTAAACCTTTTTAAATCACTTGTAAAAAAAGACTATTTTACGCGGAAAGAATACCTAATGAGTTTTAGAGAAATTTCATCAGCAACTGCAAGTCGAGATTTGAAATTTGCTGTAGAAAATGGATTAATAGAAAAAATTGGGGACAAAAATACAGCAAGATATAGATATAAATAATGCCTAATAAATAGGACTTTAAGCCGCACTTAGCGCCCAGCGATAACCCCACGGCTCTTTACCGAAGCGATTGCCGCTCGGTTGAACTACATTCAGAGTTTAGTGTTCCTTTTATGGTTCTCCTCTTTACATAGTGTAATTTATGCTTGCTATCTGGTGGTTTGCTGCGGGTTTCTTTGCTCTTGGCCGCATTGCCAAGCAGCCAGCAGTTGCCGAAAAATGAATGTGAGCCCATTGAATAATACTGACTTAAAAGGATAAAAGCATGAGTGACGTATTGAACAACCTTGCCCTAATTAAGAAACGGATATCAGCTGCTTGCGAAAAATCGGGACGAAATCCTCAAGAGGTAAAGTTGCTTTTGGCAACTAAAACTGTTTCGGCCGAAGGCATTAAAGTTGCGCTTGAAGCAGGCGAAACTTTGATAGGTGAAAACAAAGTTCAGGAACTCAAAGAAAAATTTGACGCACTGATACACACTCCGCACAAAAAGCATTTTATAGGGCATCTACAAACCAACAAAATAAAGGATATTTTAAAGTGCGATGTAACCTGTATTGAATCGCTCGACAGGTATGATTTGGCTGAAAAACTGCATCAACGCCTGATGTATGAGCAAAAGAAAATGGATGTATTTATTCAGGTAAATACATCGGCCGAAGAAAGCAAGTTTGGTGTTAGCCCTGAAGATGCAGTTGAGCTCGTAAAGCAGGTTTCGCAGCTAGAGTCTTTGCACATAAAAGGCTTGATGACTATTGGGCTTTTTAGTGCCGAAACTGAAAAAGTAAGACAATGCTTTAAACTCCTTAAAAAGCTGCAGCTCGAAATTATCCAGCAAAACATTCCAAATGTCGAAATGAAAGAGCTTTCAATGGGCATGAGCAACGACCTTGAGGCAGCCATTGACGAAGGTGCTACAATTGTAAGAGTGGGCACAGCCATTTTTGGCCAGCGGATGTACCCCGACAGCTACTATTGGAACGAAAATGAAACCAAGTAATTAACGCACACAGCCACGAATACCACCCGCCACAAGTATGCTATTGCGCGGAATATCGCGCCTAGCCAAACCCCTTGGCTCATGAGCAAAGCGAATAGATCCAACTCGCTTTGGTTTTTAATCAAAGTCTTCGGTCTTCGGACTTCCGTCTTCGGACTCCCGACTTCCTATCTACTTCCCAAAATGCTTCGAATCGCCCCACTCGCCGTAGCCCACCTCGTGGCCGGCAATGTGTACGCGTGCTTCAAGACAGTTCTTGCAGTCCTCCGCAGCATCGTCGGTGCAGGGCTTATTCTCGTACAGCTTGTAGTCGTCGCGGTACTTGCCGGGGGTAATGTTGGGCATTAGAATGTTGGCGCCAACCTTAATGGCCTTCTCGCGCCCCAGCGGATCGATGGCCTGCATGGCCGTTGCTGCCACCATGTTTATATCGGGCATCATCAGCCTAAGAATGGCAATCATCTTCAGGGTAAGCGTAAAGCGCTCTTCCTTTGGCAATAGTAAGTTGGAGTATTTATAGAGTGGTGTATCATGGTGTTCCACAAAGGGACCCATGCCTACCATGTGTACATCCATATCCTTCATAAATAGCAGGTCGTCGGCAAGGTCATCGAGGGTTTGGAAAGGAAGCCCAACCATTACCCCGGTTCCTGTTTGGTAGCCAATTCTCTTGAGCGCTCTCAGGCACTCTAACCGCTCCTCGTAGGAGTGGTCGCCCGGATGGTATTTGTAGTATAGGGCTGGGTTCGAAACTTCTATTCGAAGGAGGTAGCGGTGTGCTCCGGCATCGAACCACTCTTGGTAGGTGGCCTCGTCCTGCTCGCCAAGGGAGATGGTAACCCCCAACTCGCCGTTCGACATCTCTTTTATCTTTTTCAGCAGGTTGGTTATGCGCTTTGTAAAGGCAGGACTCCTTAGCTCGCCCGATTGCAGTGCAATGCTGCCATACTTGTTGTCCCACGCAAACTTCGATACCTCCAGCACCTCCTCGTCGGTAATATTGTAGCGATGAACGTTCTCGTTGCTGTTTCTGATTCCGCAGTAGAGGCAATCCTTGGAGCAGACATTGGACAACTCTATGAGTCCACGGTAGTAAACCTTGTTTCCAATGGTGGCTAGCTTCACGGCCGAAGACTTTTCGAAGAGGGCTGTTTTTTCAGGTCCTTCTAGCGAAAGGAGGTAAATAATTTCCTCCTTGGTAAACTCATTTTTGGAAAGTATCTCGTTCAATTGAATCATAGTAGCGAAGTCGTTGAGGGAGCAAAGATAATAAACAATGAAATTTTAACTGTCGTATTTGTTACACTCTAAAGCTTATTTTCTATTTTACAGCATAAATCGTTTGCGTAAAGGGTGTATTGGCATATATTTGCAATCAGAAAGAAATAAAAACTATCAACACGATATGGTAAATAAGCAATTACTCGATCCCCAAAGCATTGTTGTGGTAGGAGGATCAGATGATATACAAAAACCGGGCGGGAAAGTTCTGAAAAATCTAATTGATTGTGGCTATAAAGGCAAAATATTTGTCGTTAATCCAAAATTAGATGAGGTTCAGGGTGTAAAGGCATACCGGGATGTGAGTGAATTGCCTCAGGTTGATTTGGCAATTATGGCTATTGCCGCCAAATTTTGTCCCGCTACCGTTGAAACATTAACCAAGGAGAAGAATACCCGCGCATTTATTATCCTCTCTGCCGGATTTCACGAGGAGAGCGAGGCGGGCGGAAAACTGGAGCAACAAATTGTGGATAGCATCAATGCAGTGAACGGTTGCCTTATTGGCCCAAACTGTATTGGTATGATGAACGCCAACTATGCCGGTGTTTTCACCACTCCAATTCCTACGTTCGATCCTAAGGGCATCGACTTTATTAGCGGCTCTGGTGCCACTGCCGTGTTTATTATGGAGGCAGGAATTCCTAAGGGCTTAACATTTAATAGCGTTTACTCCGTAGGTAATAGCGCTCAAATGGGTGTGGAGGATGTGCTCAAGTATCTCGATGAGACTTACGATCCCAAGACCAGTTCGCCCATAAAGTTGCTCTATGTAGAGAGTGTAAATAAGCCCGACTTGCTGTTGAAGCATGCTTCCTCGCTCATTCGGAAGGGATGCAAGATTGCAGCTATTAAGTCGGGTAGTTCGGCTGCAGGCAGTCGTGCCGCCTCCTCGCATACGGGTGCTATGGCAAGTCCCGATGTTGCTGTAGAGGCACTGTTCCGCAAAGCGGGTATTGTGCGCTGCGGTGGACGAGAGGAGCTGGCTACCGTGGCCTCCATCTTTATGCACCCTGAGCTAAAGGGCAAGAACATTGCTATTATTACCCATGCCGGCGGACCGGCAGTTATGCTTACCGATGCCCTTTCCAACAACGGACTCGATGTTCCCCATATTGAGGGACCAAAGGCAAGCGCATTACTCGAAAAGTTGTTTGCCGGATCGTCGGTAGCCAACCCAATTGACTTCCTTGCAACCGGAACGGCCGAGCATTTGGGCCTTATTATCGACGCCTGCGAAAACGATTTTGATAACGTAGATGCCATGGCGGTTATCTTTGGTAGCCCTGGTCTTTGCCCAGTTTACGATGTGTACGACTTGCTGCACGAGAAAATGAAATCGTGCAAGAAACCCATATATCCAATTCTTCCATCAGTAATTAACGTTAAGGACGAAATTGCCCACTTCCTCGCAAAGGGACGGGTAAACTTCCCCGACGAGGTGGTTTTTGGTAATGCCTTAGCTAAGGTTTACCATACCCCTAAGCCAATGCCTGAAGTGGCAGAGCTGCCAACGGTTGATGTAAAGGCAATACGGAAAGTGATCGATGGCGTTGATAATGGATACCTATCGCCTGAAGCAGTTCAGGAACTACTTGATGCCGCCGGAATTACTAGGGCCGGGGAGGCTGTGGTTACTTCGCGTGAGGAGGCCGTAAAGGCAGCCGGAAAGTTGGGCTACCCTGTAGTAATGAAGGTGGTTGGACCAGTTCACAAGAGCGATGTTGGTGGCGTTGTGCTCAACGTAAGGGATGCCGAGACAGCAGCCCGTGAGTTCGATCGCATGATTACCATTAAGGATACTACTGCTATTCTTCTTCAGCCTATGCTCTCGGGTGTTGAGCTGTTTGTGGGAGCAAAGCGTGAGGACAAGTTTGGACACTTAGTTCTATGCGGACTTGGTGGTATCTTTATTGAGGTGTTGCACGACGTTAAGGCAGGCATTGCACCAATATCGGTAGCTGAAGCTTCAACCTTTATTAAGAGCCTTAAGAGTTATAAGATTCTGGAAGGCGTTCGTGGACAAGAGCCTGTAAACCAAGAGCTGTTTGCTGAGATGGTGTCGAGAGTTTCGGCATTGGTTACAGTGGCTCCCGAGATTTTCGAGATGGACTTAAATCCATTGCTCGGCCGTAAGGATAGGGTAGTGGCTGTAGATGCTCGTATTCGGATTGAAAAATAAAGATGTATGAGTTTAAAGGAGAAGTATCAGGCATTGACGCCTACGGAAAAGAGTTTTATTTGGATTATCGTTGTTTTGGCTATTCTTGTAGCCTTGCGATGGGAGTACATCTCGGAACGAGTTATAGCCGGATTTAATTTCTTTTTTAATAGAAAGTAGGCTGTAGTGGTTTTGTTTTTAACCACAGAGAACACAGAGGAAAGAACAGAGAAGCACAAAGAAAACATTAGATACTCATTCTTCTAACTTCTTTGACTTCTTTTACTCCTTTTACTCCTTTGACTTCTCCTTTTAACCACAGAAGGCGCAGAGAAAACATTAGATACTCATTCTTCTAACTTCTTTTACTTCTTTTACTTCTTTTACTTCTTTTACTTCTTCTTTTAACCACAGAGAACACAGAGGAAAATTACACAAAACGCGCAGAGAAAACATTAGATAGTCATTCTTCTAACTTCTTTTACTCCTTTGACTTCTTCTTTTAACTTTTAACGTTTCAACAATGAAAAAATCAGATTTATACGTTCTATTGGGAGTAATCCTTTTTTTTCTCCCCTTCTTTCTTTCCGATGCGGTTTACGGTTTCTACGAAACATTCAACAAGGAGCATGCACTTGTAACCAGCTTCATTAAATTTGCATTGCTGGCTACTTTTGGCGAAGCCATTGGCTTACGATTACGTGAAGGTGTTTACAACAAGCAGGGCTTTGGCCTTATTCCTCGTGCAATTGTATGGGGATTTCTAGGACTCACTATCTACATGTCCTTTATAATCTTTTCGAAGGGTATGCCAGAATTTCTTGCAGCCGTTGGGCTAACCGATGCTCCTGCAATTATGAAGGGCGATCTCTCATGGGCAAAACTTCTTGTGGCATTCTCCATATCTGCGGCTATGAATACCATTTATGCTCCGGTTATGATGACCCTGCACAAGATTACAGATATTCACATTGTTCAGCATGGTGGTAAGGTTGGGGGACTTTTTCGTCCAATACACTTTGGTAAAATAATGTCGGGAATGAACTGGGATGTTCAGTGGAATTTTGTTTTTAAGAAAACAATTCCCTTCTTTTGGATACCTGCACATACTATCACATTCCTTCTCCCTGCTGAGATGCGCGTGCTGTTTGCAGCCCTCCTCGGAATTGCATTGGGTGTGCTTCTCTCGCTGGCAAGCCTAAAGAGTGGAAAATAGTTGTATATTTGTAGCAAAGAGAATTATTATGAATAAAGTAGGTATATTTTATGGACCCGTGGGTGGTAGCACCGAGCGAGTAGCCAAGAGAATCGCCAAAGAATTTGGTGAGGAAAACGTAGAGTTGATCCCTGTGCACGATGCAACTGCAGCAGATGTGGAGCGCTTTCAGAACATAATATTTGGTTGCTCTACCATAGGAAAGGCAACATGGCAAGCCGATGCAGTAAAGAAGGATTGGAATCAATTTCGTTCCGAGTTGGCAAATGTTAAGGTTGAAGGTAAGACTTTTGCCCTTTTTGGGTTGGGCGATCATTTAACCTACCCTTTCCACTTTGTGAATGCCATGGGTGAGGTTGCTACCGGTCTGCTGGAGAAAAATGCTAAGATTGTAGGTCGATGCTCGGTTAAGGAGTATGAGTTCAAGGAGTCGATAGCCGTTATTGACGGTGAGTTTATCGGTCTTCCTATTGATGAGGATTTTGAAGCAGAAAAAACCGAATCGCGTGTTAAAAATTGGGTTGTTCGCCTAAAGAATAAGTTTGCCTAAGCATTCTTAATGATATATTGAAAAGGCCAACCGCAAGGTTGGCCTTTCTTGTTTTATCGTTGATGAGTTTAAAACTCAATCAATCCGCGGAAGGCAAACGTATTGGCGGTTGTGTTGAAGCCTTCAAACGAAAACGATTTTTCATCGCTGTTGCTGTGAGTTAGCTGGATTGCTTCGCCCGGCATGATCTCTTTTAGGAAGTTTATTGATAACTTCTTGGGATAGTTGTTTTTGTGAAAATCAATGGGAAATGTATCCATCATCCAGTCGATATAGCGGGTGGCGGTAACGTGACCATTCAAATCGAAATCGAAGAATGTTGGTTTGATCTCCACCGCGTTACCTCCCTTTACAGGAAATAGTTTTTCGGGAAGAATGCTCAATGCATGCTTGTCTTTTAGCTGGTTGAAAATCGAGATATCGCCTTCAAAGGTTTTTGGGCGTTTGGTTTTCAGATCAATAGCAAGCCAACCTGAAGTGGCCTTGGCAACTAGTTGTTGTTCCTGATTGCGAATTAAGTAATCTCTCAGGTATAGAATCTTATCCAAATCCTTGGGCCATGTCTCTACTTCGCACGATTGATACCAGGTAAGAGGCCTTTCAATCTCTATGGTTAGTCGGCTTAGTACCCAAAACAGTTTTTGCTGACGTAAGCCTCCAAAGCCGAATCCAAGGCTATCGGCGGAAGTAATGGCTGCTTGGACTAGAAAATTTGTCAGCGAACTCAGCTTTAAGCGCGCATTCATATCGGTGTCGGCTGAGGTAATCGGGTATGGTAGGCGAAGCGTTGTGTCTTGGTTTTTGAGATGATTACTTTCCATATCGTTCATTTGTAAGTAATGCGTTTGCTGAGTAAAAGTAACGAAAAAGACCAGCCGTGCGGCTGGTCTTTTCTAGTATTTTAGGGCATTATTAATTGTTGGAGTGAATCCGCTCATTTTAATATACCAATAATCAGTTCGGGTATCAGGTTAATTGTTATTCAAACCAGTTTTCTATAAGGACCTTTTTGTCCGATTGATAGTCAATTAATGGATAATGCACTTCCACATTGTTCTCAATAGTATAGTTCCAGTATCCCATAGAACCAGCTGGAGTGATAAAGGTTCTTTTTAGATAGAGCCTGTCTCCAACTGCAAAATCACATTTCTTACTATAGGCCGATATTTTACCAAAGATAGTGTCTCGGGATGTTTTGATCCAAATAATATTCGGCATTCCTGTGAGTTCTGGTTCAGTGTAACGATAAGTAACGAACTGGCCAACATACTTTCTAGTTAAGAATATTCTATCCTCCTCAAAGTGAGACGAACTATTATTCGTTGTGCTACACGCGGTAATAATGCCAGCAAAAAGTAGAAATAAAAGGGTTCTCATTTTTATGGTTACATTAAATTCTCCCTGATAATTTTTTTTGGAGATACGAATATAAAGGTTTTGGAGTGAAAAATGTTTAGTAATATCCCTGTTTTGTTTGGATTACTTTATGTGACTGTTGCTGCCCGTATGAGGATGCAATTGCAATAGAACACAGAATTGCTATAAATATTGGTTTATGAGTTTAGTCGTATTGTAATGCAATTCTCCTTTGTTTAGTAATGCAGTATAACGAACGAAGATACTGCAAATATAACTATTCTAGCAATATTTATTATTCTATTTTTTTTGCAGTAAGACACCATACAATGCACCGACCACCAAATTGGAGTGGATGGTTATAATTTGTTAGATTATTTTATCAAACTGGCATTTGGGGGAATCGGGCTTATGCTTCTTGTGCGAATATGGGAGTCCAGTATCCTCGCGCTTCCCCTGCTGAGACTTATACTATGGGGAACAGCTGGATATGGATTGGTTGCGTTTCGCAATTATATTCTTCTTTTACCACTCCGGTCAATCATAGATATGTTGAGATTCCTCTAGCTAGAAGCAATTGAGCCCGTTGGAATATGGATAACCTTGATCCCCTTTGTTCGATTGAGGTATTATAGAACTCTTTTTTTGGAATTTCGCCAAAGGATGAAACAACCAATGCATCTTAATTCGATGTTTGGATAAATATTTATACCATTTCGTTTTTTAATGTATTATTCACATCAGTAGCATGGTATGTGTTTTTTAGTGGCGATTTTTTGTTGAAAAATGCAAGGTGTTGCGTATATTTATGAGCGATGTGTGAAAAAAAATGAGAATCGTTATTATTTATGGTTTACAATGCCTAATTTCGCTGCGGTTTTTAACCAGTGTAACTAGTTGTTAGTAAATTATTAAAGGGGTAATTATTTTAGCGAATGAGAAAGTGGCGTATTGATGATTCGGCCGAACTCTACAACGTAGCAGGTTGGGGAGTAAACTATTTTTCGATCAACGACAAAGGCAACGTTGTGGTGACACCCAAAAAAAATGGTGTTGAGGTCGATTTAAAGGAGTTGGTTGAGGAGCTTACACTCCGAGATGTATCGGCTCCCATGCTGATACGGTTTCCGGATATTTTGGATAACCGGATTGAAAAGATGTCGAGTTGCTTTAAGATAGCAGCCGAAGAGTATGAATATAAGGCGCAGAATTTTATCATATACCCCATAAAGGTAAACCAAATGCGTCCCGTTGTTGAGGAGATTGTCAGCCACGGAAAAAAATTTAATATTGGTCTGGAGGCCGGTTCAAAACCTGAACTTCATGCCGTTATTGCTATCAATACCGATAGCGATTCGCTGATTATCTGCAACGGGTATAAGGACGAAAACTATATTGAACTTGCACTTCTAGCCCAGAAAATGGGCAAGCGCATTTTTATTGTTATTGAGAAGTTGAATGAGCTTAAGCTAGTGGCTACCATTTCGCGTCGCTTAAAGATTAAGCCAAACATCGGTATTCGTGTCAAACTTGCCAGTTCCGGTAGTGGAAAGTGGGAAGATTCGGGCGGTGATGTTAGCAAGTTTGGACTTACCTCAAGCGAGTTGCTTGAGGCACTAGATTTCTTGGAGAAGAATAAGCTTAAGGATTGTCTTCGCTTGGTTCACTTCCATATCGGGAGCCAAGTAAACAAGATTCGCCGCATCAAAATTGCCCTTCGCGAAGCTTCTCAGTTTTATGTGCAGCTCTACAAAATGGGATTTAACATCGACTTTGTAGATATTGGAGGTGGACTCGGTGTGGATTATGATGGCACCCGCTCATCGAACAGTGAGAGCAGCGTAAACTACTCCATTCAAGAGTATGTGAACGACTCTATCTTTACCATTGTAGATGCGGCCAATAAGAATGGCATTCCTCATCCAAATATTATCACGGAATCGGGTAGGTCGCTCACGGCTCATCATTCTGTGCTCATATTTGAAGTGTTGGAAACAACGTCCATTCCTACGTGGGACGATGAGGAGGAAGTGGGACCAAACGAACATGAGTTGGTTTGCGAACTTTACTCGCTGTGGGATAAGCTTAACCAAACCGGAATGCTTGAGACGTGGCATGATGCCCAGCAGATCCGCGAGGAGGCGCTTGATCGGTTTAGTCTTGGACTACTCGATCTTAAAACTCGGGCTCAAGTAGAGCGGTTGTTCTGGTCCATTGCCAAAGAGATCAACCAGATGAACGGTGAAACAAAGCACGGCATGGAGGATTTCAGATCGCTCCCTAAGTTGCTTTCCGATAAGTATTTTTGCAACTTCTCCCTGTTTCAGTCGCTTCCCGATTCATGGGCGATCGACCAGATATTTCCCATTATGCCCATTCAAAGGCTTGATGAGAAACCCGATAGAAACGCAACCATTCAAGATATCACCTGCGATTCGGACGGCAAAATTGATAACTTCATCTCCACCCGTAATTTCTCTTACGACTTACCGGTTCACTCCATAAAGTCGAAGGAATCGTATTATATAGGTGTATTCCTTGTGGGCGCTTACCAAGAAATCTTGGGCGATTTGCACAATCTCTTTGGCGATACCAATGCGGTTCACGTATCGGTGGGTAAGGATGGCTACTCTATTGATCAAATTATTGATGGAGAGACAGTTGCTGAGGTATTAGACTACGTGCAGTACAATTCCAAGAAGATGGTTCGTACCGTTGAAAGTTGGGTAACCTCTTCGGTAAAGGGTGGAAATATTAGCGTGGAAGAGGGGAAGGAATTTCTTTCGATGTATCGCTCCGGCCTTTACGGTTATACATATTTAGAGTAGTCTTTTATGCTACATATAATTAGAAGGTGCTCTATATAGGGCACCTTTTTTTGTAACAAAAGGTTTGGTTTAAGTCGCTTTCTTTTCTTCATCAGAATTCGAAGATCAAAACACTCCTGTTCAAGCCATAAGGATAGCTTAGTCTTTATGTTCCCGAAAATGCGACGATTTACGATTGTTGTTTTTTTAGTGAAGTTCAGGAATCTGCAATTTCTGATAAGAATTGGGTTGTTAGGTGTCAAAAAGCAATCAAAAGAGGTGGATTGGTTATAAATTGTTATAAAACAGGTGAAAAAAAGTTTAAATTATCTAAATAATGAGTAAAATTGTGCTTGAAAAAAAGCGCAAATTATGCAGGCTACCCCAATAAAAAGCGAAATCGTATTCGAGAAGATCAAGGCATCAGGGCTTCCTAATGTCGGAAAGGCATCTATTCGAGAGTTAGTACGGCTAGTGAATGAGATTGAAATAGCTAGCGGGGAGAAGTTTATCCGCATGGAGATGGGCGTTCCAGGGTTAGAGCCAGCAAAGGTGGGTGTAGAGGCTGAGATTGTAGCCCTGCGCAGCGGCGTTGCCTCAAAATACCCAATGATTGATGGTATTCCGGCACTCAAAACTGAAATATCCCTGTTTGTAAAGAACTTTATTAATGTGGATGTGGATGAGAAGTATTGCATCCCCACGGTAGGTTCCATGCAAGGTGGAATGGCCTCCTTTTTGGTAGGTAATCGCTGTCAAGTCGGCAAGGATAAAACGCTATTTGTCGACCCTGGTTTTCCTGTTCAAAAGCAGCAACTTAGGGTGCTTGGAATGGGATACGAAA
This window contains:
- a CDS encoding acetate--CoA ligase family protein, translated to MVNKQLLDPQSIVVVGGSDDIQKPGGKVLKNLIDCGYKGKIFVVNPKLDEVQGVKAYRDVSELPQVDLAIMAIAAKFCPATVETLTKEKNTRAFIILSAGFHEESEAGGKLEQQIVDSINAVNGCLIGPNCIGMMNANYAGVFTTPIPTFDPKGIDFISGSGATAVFIMEAGIPKGLTFNSVYSVGNSAQMGVEDVLKYLDETYDPKTSSPIKLLYVESVNKPDLLLKHASSLIRKGCKIAAIKSGSSAAGSRAASSHTGAMASPDVAVEALFRKAGIVRCGGREELATVASIFMHPELKGKNIAIITHAGGPAVMLTDALSNNGLDVPHIEGPKASALLEKLFAGSSVANPIDFLATGTAEHLGLIIDACENDFDNVDAMAVIFGSPGLCPVYDVYDLLHEKMKSCKKPIYPILPSVINVKDEIAHFLAKGRVNFPDEVVFGNALAKVYHTPKPMPEVAELPTVDVKAIRKVIDGVDNGYLSPEAVQELLDAAGITRAGEAVVTSREEAVKAAGKLGYPVVMKVVGPVHKSDVGGVVLNVRDAETAAREFDRMITIKDTTAILLQPMLSGVELFVGAKREDKFGHLVLCGLGGIFIEVLHDVKAGIAPISVAEASTFIKSLKSYKILEGVRGQEPVNQELFAEMVSRVSALVTVAPEIFEMDLNPLLGRKDRVVAVDARIRIEK
- a CDS encoding Fic family protein → MKPPYKITGKILKLVASISEKIGEVNSAHLSKPPTELRKKNRIKTIHSSLEIEGNTLTIEQITAIVENKRVIGPKKDILEVKNAIAVYDYLDNLNPYNFDSFCEAHGILMKGLIESAGRLRTKSVGIVKGSEVTHIAPPSEMLKPLMNDLFEYLKNGDDLNLTKSCVFHYEMEFIHPFIDGNGRMGRLWQTLILKDSYPVFEYLPIETLIKERQEQYYESLGKSDNTGESTVFIEFMLEIILESLEELLSIQNVSLTNIDRLNLFKSLVKKDYFTRKEYLMSFREISSATASRDLKFAVENGLIEKIGDKNTARYRYK
- a CDS encoding flavodoxin, encoding MNKVGIFYGPVGGSTERVAKRIAKEFGEENVELIPVHDATAADVERFQNIIFGCSTIGKATWQADAVKKDWNQFRSELANVKVEGKTFALFGLGDHLTYPFHFVNAMGEVATGLLEKNAKIVGRCSVKEYEFKESIAVIDGEFIGLPIDEDFEAEKTESRVKNWVVRLKNKFA
- the hydE gene encoding [FeFe] hydrogenase H-cluster radical SAM maturase HydE, giving the protein MIQLNEILSKNEFTKEEIIYLLSLEGPEKTALFEKSSAVKLATIGNKVYYRGLIELSNVCSKDCLYCGIRNSNENVHRYNITDEEVLEVSKFAWDNKYGSIALQSGELRSPAFTKRITNLLKKIKEMSNGELGVTISLGEQDEATYQEWFDAGAHRYLLRIEVSNPALYYKYHPGDHSYEERLECLRALKRIGYQTGTGVMVGLPFQTLDDLADDLLFMKDMDVHMVGMGPFVEHHDTPLYKYSNLLLPKEERFTLTLKMIAILRLMMPDINMVAATAMQAIDPLGREKAIKVGANILMPNITPGKYRDDYKLYENKPCTDDAAEDCKNCLEARVHIAGHEVGYGEWGDSKHFGK
- the speA gene encoding biosynthetic arginine decarboxylase, with product MRKWRIDDSAELYNVAGWGVNYFSINDKGNVVVTPKKNGVEVDLKELVEELTLRDVSAPMLIRFPDILDNRIEKMSSCFKIAAEEYEYKAQNFIIYPIKVNQMRPVVEEIVSHGKKFNIGLEAGSKPELHAVIAINTDSDSLIICNGYKDENYIELALLAQKMGKRIFIVIEKLNELKLVATISRRLKIKPNIGIRVKLASSGSGKWEDSGGDVSKFGLTSSELLEALDFLEKNKLKDCLRLVHFHIGSQVNKIRRIKIALREASQFYVQLYKMGFNIDFVDIGGGLGVDYDGTRSSNSESSVNYSIQEYVNDSIFTIVDAANKNGIPHPNIITESGRSLTAHHSVLIFEVLETTSIPTWDDEEEVGPNEHELVCELYSLWDKLNQTGMLETWHDAQQIREEALDRFSLGLLDLKTRAQVERLFWSIAKEINQMNGETKHGMEDFRSLPKLLSDKYFCNFSLFQSLPDSWAIDQIFPIMPIQRLDEKPDRNATIQDITCDSDGKIDNFISTRNFSYDLPVHSIKSKESYYIGVFLVGAYQEILGDLHNLFGDTNAVHVSVGKDGYSIDQIIDGETVAEVLDYVQYNSKKMVRTVESWVTSSVKGGNISVEEGKEFLSMYRSGLYGYTYLE
- a CDS encoding Mpv17/PMP22 family protein is translated as MKKSDLYVLLGVILFFLPFFLSDAVYGFYETFNKEHALVTSFIKFALLATFGEAIGLRLREGVYNKQGFGLIPRAIVWGFLGLTIYMSFIIFSKGMPEFLAAVGLTDAPAIMKGDLSWAKLLVAFSISAAMNTIYAPVMMTLHKITDIHIVQHGGKVGGLFRPIHFGKIMSGMNWDVQWNFVFKKTIPFFWIPAHTITFLLPAEMRVLFAALLGIALGVLLSLASLKSGK
- a CDS encoding YggS family pyridoxal phosphate-dependent enzyme, which encodes MSDVLNNLALIKKRISAACEKSGRNPQEVKLLLATKTVSAEGIKVALEAGETLIGENKVQELKEKFDALIHTPHKKHFIGHLQTNKIKDILKCDVTCIESLDRYDLAEKLHQRLMYEQKKMDVFIQVNTSAEESKFGVSPEDAVELVKQVSQLESLHIKGLMTIGLFSAETEKVRQCFKLLKKLQLEIIQQNIPNVEMKELSMGMSNDLEAAIDEGATIVRVGTAIFGQRMYPDSYYWNENETK
- a CDS encoding acyl-[acyl-carrier-protein] thioesterase, with the protein product MESNHLKNQDTTLRLPYPITSADTDMNARLKLSSLTNFLVQAAITSADSLGFGFGGLRQQKLFWVLSRLTIEIERPLTWYQSCEVETWPKDLDKILYLRDYLIRNQEQQLVAKATSGWLAIDLKTKRPKTFEGDISIFNQLKDKHALSILPEKLFPVKGGNAVEIKPTFFDFDLNGHVTATRYIDWMMDTFPIDFHKNNYPKKLSINFLKEIMPGEAIQLTHSNSDEKSFSFEGFNTTANTFAFRGLIEF